One part of the Xylocopa sonorina isolate GNS202 chromosome 10, iyXylSono1_principal, whole genome shotgun sequence genome encodes these proteins:
- the LOC143428220 gene encoding uncharacterized protein LOC143428220, giving the protein MSIDQSFYTNVFLLMQAVPPSFECTKCFKEGMFNKPNTIGFIHISHYLLSVYNAQRFQKMVLWPLMNKVDERRYREEVREYLEIVASENPDINFLPILKSRLLQAGGTKFLIFMWKISLISLRAYISRECDIHLLRAPSSGDSNDIIQTYFNITNRKRDNAIFTLLKQMKSNLKTFDYYMQCKSLDLKEVQTAIFNVKEKIESNILTLPLSALIAKRLLNIDDTGVINLWKKSIQQNIKYLRHKNAKLKEVKNLSNKLHNLISNLCINSEFFDGNNLTTINIEALPLTLKEKIQPVDSGLYRNSCLVLQALLSLIDQALQEIEYHFKIDGLPNLLNWETTIFEHCKIIKSTKESFHELIMQISDDLYDVQCSLQKKTMNRTLDISILYPMNLKVILVSPKLKFSIDERKNDRNILLHKLLCSPLQGKYKQLFKRYKRSLFDSPKKRKSNNSTGIIHLNRESPQRHLLICNRSSPITINERILPPRYSKLFSPELKRNYIKGTGTTAVSTPKSLQTNTIAKKSNVSDPNKEIDTLLIVFPILNLIDDNCKEVPEFTVDYALHNHNYFSVLLTSTQVPTAM; this is encoded by the exons ATGTCAATCGACCAGTCCTTTTATACAAATGTATTTTTACTCATGCAAGCTGTGCCCCCATCTTTTGAATGTACAAAGTGTTTTAAAGag GGAATGTTCAATAAACCGAATACTATTGGTTTTATTCATATTTCTCATTACTTGCTATCTGTGTATAATGCACAGCGTTTCCAGAAAATGGTTCTATGGCCACTTATGAATAAAGTGGATGAAAGGAGGTATCGCGAAGAAGTAAGGGAATACTTAGAAATTGTAGCCAGCGAAAATCCTGATATAAATTTCCTGCCGATACTCAAGTCTCGCTTATTGCAAGCAGGAGGGACAAAGTTCTTGATCTTTATGTGGAAAATATCGCTAATTAGTTTGAGAGCTTAcatctcaagagaat GTGATATACATTTATTACGAGCTCCCAGTAGCGGGGACAGTAATGATATAATTCAAACATATTTTAATATCACAAATAGAAAAAGGGATAATGCTATTTTTACACTTTTAAAACAAATGAAGTCTAATTTGAAAACCTTTGATTACTACATGCA ATGCAAATCTTTGGATTTAAAAGAAGTACAAACTGCTATCTTCAATGTAAAAGAGAAGATAGAGAGCAATATACTTACGCTTCCACTTAGCGCATTGATAGCAAAACGATTATTGAACATTGATGATACAGGAGTTATAAATT TATGGAAAAAAAGTATTCAACAGAATATTAAATATCTAAGGCATAAGAATGCTAAATTAAAAGAAGTTAAAAATCTCAGCAATAAATTGCACAACTTAATTTCCAATTTGTGCATAAATTCAGAATTTTTCGATGGAAATAATCTGACGACAATAAATATTGAAGCACTACCACTGACTTTAAAAGAAAAGATCCag CCCGTCGATAGTGGATTATATAGGAATAGCTGTTTGGTATTACAAGCTTTATTGTCACTAATTGATCAAGCGTTGCAAGAAATAGAGTACCATTTTAAAATAGATGGATTACCAAATTTGTTGAACTGGGAAACAACTATATTTGAACACTGTAAGATAATCAAATCCACGAAAGAATCATTTCACGAGCTTATAATGCAAATTTCCGATGATTTATATGATGTACAATGTAGCTTACAAAAAAAGACTATGAATCGTACATTGGATATAAGTATTTTGTATCCCATGAACCTAAAAGTAATTTTAGTTTCACCGAAACTGAAATTCTCTATTGATGAACGCAAAAATGATAGAAACATTTTACTACACAAATTGTTATGTTCACCATTACAAG GGAAGTATAAGCAATTGTTTAAAAGATACAAACGCAGTTTGTTTGATTCACCTAAAAAACGTAAATCAAACAACAGCACTGGAATTATTCATTTAAATCGGGAATCTCCACAAAGACATTTATTAATTTGCAATAGAAGCTCTCCTATTACGATAAATGAAAGAATATTGCCTCCAAGATATTccaaattattttctcctgagTTAAAAAGGAACTATATTAAAGGTACTG GAACTACTGCCGTATCTACCCCAAAATCATTACAAACAAATACAATCGCCAAAAAATCCAACGTTTCTGATCCAAACAAGGAAATAGAC ACATTGCTAATTGTTTTTCCAATTCTTAATTTAATAGAtgataattgcaaggaagtacctgAATTTACAGTAGATTATGCGTTA CATAACCACAATTACTTTTCGGTATTACTCACGTCGACACAAGTTCCGACAGCGATGTGA
- the Tnks gene encoding tankyrase isoform X1, which yields MAGRRSTLTNADSLSGSGNTDPLRELFEACKTGDLARVKALVTPKTVNARDTAGRKSTPLHFAAGYGRRDVVEFLLSAGASIQARDDGGLHPLHNACSFGHSDVVRLLLEAGANPNTRDNWNYTPLHEAAIKGKIDVCIALLQHGADANIRNTEGKTALELADPATKPVLTGEYKKDELLEAARSGNEERLLQLLNPLNVNCHASDGRRSTPLHLAAGYNRSRVVQILLQNGADVHAKDKGGLVPLHNACSYGHFEVTEALLKHGAAVNASDLWAFTPLHEAASKSRAEVCSLLLSEGADPTQLNCHSKSAIDVAPTLELQERLAYEYKGHCLLDACRQADLTKLKKYLSQEVVNFKHPYTGDTPLHCAVASPYPKRKQVIESLIRKNAALNEKNKDFLTPLHVATDHSHYDAMDVLLRHNAKVNALDGLGQTALHRCVREDNVQACRILLSYNVDPSIVSLQGYTAAQVAAENVLKILQDPPSGTDDAEAQLLEASKSGDLAAVERILRTNPLAVNCRDLDGRHSTPLHFAAGFNRVPVVEYLLAHGADVHAKDKGGLVPLHNACSYGHYEVTELLVKHGASVNVADLWKFTPLHEAAAKGKYEIVRLLLRHGADATKKNRDGATPLDLVRDGDQDVADLLRGNSALLDAAKKGNLARVQRLVTQDNINCRDAQGRNSTPLHLAAGYNNLEVAEFLLERGADVNAQDKGGLIPLHNASSYGHLDIAALLIKYNTVVNATDKWGFTPLHEAAQKGRTQLCALLLAHGADPFSKNQEGQTPLDLASADDVRCLLQDAMASQQVVPSIPSNNNGVGVAINLSNNGNNTINSRPPSIVAVPVTPPPPLTQETVIMPSGTAMTLCVPLARPSSCLSPMPPSETCSERDSKDSKDSLNITTVAGFLQSLGLEHLLELFEREQITLDILAEMGHEDLKQVGVSAYGYRHKLIKGMEKLLNTTAGTPWQPTITPGTLLVDLLAEDKEFLAVEEEMQSTIRQHRDNGHSGGIFSRYNIVRIQKVQNRKLWERYAHRRQEVAEEVGAAAPSSPSTGSRTTPGSSLPQANERMLFHGSPFINAIVQKGFDERHAYIGGMFGAGIYFAEHSSKSNQYVYGICGGTGCPAHKDRSCYICHRHLLLCRVTLGKSFLQFSAMKMAHAPPGHHSVMGRPSQGGLAFPEYVVYRGEQAYPEYLITYQIARPQQESGGNESVEER from the exons ATGGCAGGACGTAGATCGACGTTGACAAATGCCGACTCCCTGTCGGGATCAGGAAACACCGATCCTCTGAGGGAACTGTTCGAAGCATGCAAAACCGGGGACCTCGCGAGGGTAAAGGCGTTGGTTACACCGAAGACGGTCAATGCTCGAGACACTGCCGGACGCAAGTCCACCCCCCTGCATTTTGCAGCTG GTTATGGTAGGAGAGATGTAGTAGAATTTCTGCTCTCCGCCGGGGCATCCATTCAGGCACGCGATGACGGGGGTTTACATCCCTTGCATAACGCATGCTCCTTCGGACATTCTGATGTTGTGAGACTTCTCTTGGAGGCAGGAGCCAATCCTAACACCAGAGACAATTGGAATTACACTCCTCTGCAcgaggctgctatcaag GGTAAAATAGATGTGTGTATTGCTTTGCTACAACACGGAGCAGATGCTAATATCAGGAATACAGAGGGGAAGACAGCGTTAGAACTGGCGGATCCTGCAACTAAACCAGTATTAACGGGAGAATATAAAAAAGATGAACTGTTGGAAGCGGCAAGATCAGGGAACGAAGAGCGTCTTTTGCAACTGTTAAATCCTTTGAATGTAAATTGCCATGCAAGCGATGGCAGAAGATCTACCCCATTGCATTTAGCTGCTGGATACAACAGATCTAGGGTGGTACAAATTTTATTGCAAAACGGTGCAGATGTACATGCAAAGGATAAAGG AGGGCTTGTTCCACTTCACAACGCGTGTTCGTACGGTCACTTTGAAGTGACAGAGGCACTCCTCAAACACGGTGCAGCGGTTAATGCCAGCGATTTATGGGCATTCACACCGCTACACGAAGCCGCTAGCAAATCCAGAGCCGAGGTGTGCTCGTTGCTATTAAGCGAGGGTGCCGATCCAACTCAACTGAACTGCCATAGTAAAAGCGCCATTGACGTAGCCCCAACATTGGAATTACAAGAAAGATTGGCAT ACGAATACAAGGGACACTGCCTCTTGGATGCCTGCAGGCAGGCAGATCTTACTAAGTTAAAAAAGTACCTGTCCCAAGAAGTTGTAAACTTTAAACACCCATACACTGGGGATACACCACTGCACTGTGCCGTTGCATCTCCTTATCCCAAGAGAAAACAAGTAATAGAATCTTTGATTAGGAAAAATGCTGCCTTAAATGAGAAAAATAAAGACTTTCTTACACCTCTCCATGTTGCCACTGATCATTCTCACTATGATGCAATGGATGTGCTACTTAGACATAATGCAAAAGTCAATGCTTTAGATGGATTAGGGCAAACTGCACTACACAG GTGTGTTAGAGAAGACAATGTGCAAGCTTGCAGAATATTGTTATCTTACAATGTTGATCCATCTATAGTATCGCTTCAGGGCTATACTGCAGCACAAGTAGCTGCAGAAAATGTCCTTAAAATATTACAAG ATCCACCGAGCGGAACAGACGATGCGGAAGCGCAACTGTTGGAAGCCAGTAAATCCGGCGACTTGGCGGCGGTAGAAAGAATACTACGGACTAATCCATTAGCTGTTAATTGCCGCGACTTGGATGGTCGGCACTCGACGCCGCTGCACTTCGCAGCGGGGTTTAATAGAGTGCCTGTAGTCGAATACTTATTGGCACATGGAGCAGATGTACACGCCAAAGACAAAGG TGGACTTGTTCCCTTACACAATGCCTGCTCTTATGGTCATTACGAAGTAACGGAATTGTTAGTAAAACACGGAGCATCGGTAAACGTTGCGGATCTATGGAAATTTACTCCTCTACACGAGGCTGCTGCTAAAGGGAAATACGAAATAGTTCGTTTACTATTAAGACACGGCGCGGATGCCACCAAAAAGAACAGAGACGGAGCAACGCCTTTGGATTTAGTAAGGGACGGCGATCAGGACGTAGCCGATTTGTTACGAGGGAATAGCGCACTTTTGGATGCGGCAAAAAAAGGAAATTTAGCGAGAGTGCAACGATTAGTTACGCAAGACAATATTAATTGTAGGGACGCGCAAGGTCGTAATAGCACTCCGCTACACTTAGCTG CGGGATACAATAATTTGGAAGTGGCCGAGTTTTTGCTTGAACGCGGAGCGGACGTGAATGCTCAGGATAAAGGAGGATTGATACCTTTGCACAATGCTTCGAGTTATGGCCATTTAGATATCGCTGCGTTACTCATTAAGTATAATACCGTAGTGAATGCTACTGACAAATGGGGCTTCACACCGCTTCACGAGGCAGCACAGAAAGGCAGGACGCAGCTGTGCGCGCTTTTATTGGCACACGGCGCGGACCCTTTCTCGAAAAATCAAGAAGGACAGACACCTTTGGATCTTGCTAGCGCTGATGATGTAAGATGCTTGTTGCAAGACGCTATGGCTTCACAACAAGTAGTACCATCGATACCGTCTAATAACAATGGCGTCGGAGTTGCCATTAACTTAAGTAACAACGGTAATAATACTATTAACAGCAGGCCACCAAGTATTGTTGCGG TTCCAGTtacgccaccaccaccacttACCCAAGAAACCGTAATCATGCCCTCCGGCACAGCCATGACATTATGCGTACCGCTCGCGAGACCGTCGTCTTGTTTAAGCCCGATGCCGCCATCCGAGACATGCTCCGAAAGGGATTCCAAAGATTCGAAAGACAGTTTAAATATCACTACCGTAGCCGGCTTTCTTCAGAGTCTTGGTTTAGAACATCTGTTAGAATTGTTCGAACGCGAACAGATCACGTTAGACATATTGGCGGAGATGGGACACGAGGATCTTAAACAAGTCGGTGTGTCCGCGTACGGTTACAGACATAAATTAATCAAAGGCATGGAGAAACTTTTAAATACGACTGCCGGTACTCCGTGGCAGCCAACCATCACACCTGGAACATTATTGGTAGATTTGTTAGCGGAGGATAAAGAATTCCTAGCCGTCGAAGAAGAAATGCAAAGCACCATTAGACAGCACAGAGACAATGGCCATTCTGGTGGTATATTTTCCCGATATAATATAGTTAGG ATACAGAAAGTTCAAAATCGTAAATTGTGGGAACGTTACGCGCATAGAAGACAGGAAGTTGCAGAAGAAGTTGGTGCGGCAGCGCCTTCGTCTCCGAGTACTGGATCTAGGACTACTCCCGGATCAAGCTTGCCACAAGCAAATGAGCGAATGTTGTTTCATGGTAGTCCGTTTATTAATGCTATTGTTCAGAAAGGTTTCGATGAACGACACGCGTACATTGGCGGAATGTTCGGCGCTGGAATTTATTTTGCCGAGCATAGTAGCAAAAGCAATCAATACGTGTATGGAATATGCGGGGGTACTGGTTGTCCCGCTCATAAGGATCGAAGTTGTTATATCTGTCACAG ACACTTACTACTTTGTCGTGTCACACTGGGAAAATCGTTCTTGCAATTTTCCGCGATGAAGATGGCTCACGCGCCACCGGGACACCATAGTGTAATGGGTAGACCATCTCAAGGTGGTTTGGCTTTTCCAGAGTATGTCGTCTACAGGGGCGAACAAGCATATCcagaatatcttatcacgtaccAAATCGCAAGACCTCAGCAGGAGAGCGGAGGAAATGAAAGTGTTGAAGAACGGTGA
- the Tnks gene encoding tankyrase isoform X2 has product MAGRRSTLTNADSLSGSGNTDPLRELFEACKTGDLARVKALVTPKTVNARDTAGRKSTPLHFAAGYGRRDVVEFLLSAGASIQARDDGGLHPLHNACSFGHSDVVRLLLEAGANPNTRDNWNYTPLHEAAIKGKIDVCIALLQHGADANIRNTEGKTALELADPATKPVLTGEYKKDELLEAARSGNEERLLQLLNPLNVNCHASDGRRSTPLHLAAGYNRSRVVQILLQNGADVHAKDKGGLVPLHNACSYGHFEVTEALLKHGAAVNASDLWAFTPLHEAASKSRAEVCSLLLSEGADPTQLNCHSKSAIDVAPTLELQERLAYPPSGTDDAEAQLLEASKSGDLAAVERILRTNPLAVNCRDLDGRHSTPLHFAAGFNRVPVVEYLLAHGADVHAKDKGGLVPLHNACSYGHYEVTELLVKHGASVNVADLWKFTPLHEAAAKGKYEIVRLLLRHGADATKKNRDGATPLDLVRDGDQDVADLLRGNSALLDAAKKGNLARVQRLVTQDNINCRDAQGRNSTPLHLAAGYNNLEVAEFLLERGADVNAQDKGGLIPLHNASSYGHLDIAALLIKYNTVVNATDKWGFTPLHEAAQKGRTQLCALLLAHGADPFSKNQEGQTPLDLASADDVRCLLQDAMASQQVVPSIPSNNNGVGVAINLSNNGNNTINSRPPSIVAVPVTPPPPLTQETVIMPSGTAMTLCVPLARPSSCLSPMPPSETCSERDSKDSKDSLNITTVAGFLQSLGLEHLLELFEREQITLDILAEMGHEDLKQVGVSAYGYRHKLIKGMEKLLNTTAGTPWQPTITPGTLLVDLLAEDKEFLAVEEEMQSTIRQHRDNGHSGGIFSRYNIVRIQKVQNRKLWERYAHRRQEVAEEVGAAAPSSPSTGSRTTPGSSLPQANERMLFHGSPFINAIVQKGFDERHAYIGGMFGAGIYFAEHSSKSNQYVYGICGGTGCPAHKDRSCYICHRHLLLCRVTLGKSFLQFSAMKMAHAPPGHHSVMGRPSQGGLAFPEYVVYRGEQAYPEYLITYQIARPQQESGGNESVEER; this is encoded by the exons ATGGCAGGACGTAGATCGACGTTGACAAATGCCGACTCCCTGTCGGGATCAGGAAACACCGATCCTCTGAGGGAACTGTTCGAAGCATGCAAAACCGGGGACCTCGCGAGGGTAAAGGCGTTGGTTACACCGAAGACGGTCAATGCTCGAGACACTGCCGGACGCAAGTCCACCCCCCTGCATTTTGCAGCTG GTTATGGTAGGAGAGATGTAGTAGAATTTCTGCTCTCCGCCGGGGCATCCATTCAGGCACGCGATGACGGGGGTTTACATCCCTTGCATAACGCATGCTCCTTCGGACATTCTGATGTTGTGAGACTTCTCTTGGAGGCAGGAGCCAATCCTAACACCAGAGACAATTGGAATTACACTCCTCTGCAcgaggctgctatcaag GGTAAAATAGATGTGTGTATTGCTTTGCTACAACACGGAGCAGATGCTAATATCAGGAATACAGAGGGGAAGACAGCGTTAGAACTGGCGGATCCTGCAACTAAACCAGTATTAACGGGAGAATATAAAAAAGATGAACTGTTGGAAGCGGCAAGATCAGGGAACGAAGAGCGTCTTTTGCAACTGTTAAATCCTTTGAATGTAAATTGCCATGCAAGCGATGGCAGAAGATCTACCCCATTGCATTTAGCTGCTGGATACAACAGATCTAGGGTGGTACAAATTTTATTGCAAAACGGTGCAGATGTACATGCAAAGGATAAAGG AGGGCTTGTTCCACTTCACAACGCGTGTTCGTACGGTCACTTTGAAGTGACAGAGGCACTCCTCAAACACGGTGCAGCGGTTAATGCCAGCGATTTATGGGCATTCACACCGCTACACGAAGCCGCTAGCAAATCCAGAGCCGAGGTGTGCTCGTTGCTATTAAGCGAGGGTGCCGATCCAACTCAACTGAACTGCCATAGTAAAAGCGCCATTGACGTAGCCCCAACATTGGAATTACAAGAAAGATTGGCAT ATCCACCGAGCGGAACAGACGATGCGGAAGCGCAACTGTTGGAAGCCAGTAAATCCGGCGACTTGGCGGCGGTAGAAAGAATACTACGGACTAATCCATTAGCTGTTAATTGCCGCGACTTGGATGGTCGGCACTCGACGCCGCTGCACTTCGCAGCGGGGTTTAATAGAGTGCCTGTAGTCGAATACTTATTGGCACATGGAGCAGATGTACACGCCAAAGACAAAGG TGGACTTGTTCCCTTACACAATGCCTGCTCTTATGGTCATTACGAAGTAACGGAATTGTTAGTAAAACACGGAGCATCGGTAAACGTTGCGGATCTATGGAAATTTACTCCTCTACACGAGGCTGCTGCTAAAGGGAAATACGAAATAGTTCGTTTACTATTAAGACACGGCGCGGATGCCACCAAAAAGAACAGAGACGGAGCAACGCCTTTGGATTTAGTAAGGGACGGCGATCAGGACGTAGCCGATTTGTTACGAGGGAATAGCGCACTTTTGGATGCGGCAAAAAAAGGAAATTTAGCGAGAGTGCAACGATTAGTTACGCAAGACAATATTAATTGTAGGGACGCGCAAGGTCGTAATAGCACTCCGCTACACTTAGCTG CGGGATACAATAATTTGGAAGTGGCCGAGTTTTTGCTTGAACGCGGAGCGGACGTGAATGCTCAGGATAAAGGAGGATTGATACCTTTGCACAATGCTTCGAGTTATGGCCATTTAGATATCGCTGCGTTACTCATTAAGTATAATACCGTAGTGAATGCTACTGACAAATGGGGCTTCACACCGCTTCACGAGGCAGCACAGAAAGGCAGGACGCAGCTGTGCGCGCTTTTATTGGCACACGGCGCGGACCCTTTCTCGAAAAATCAAGAAGGACAGACACCTTTGGATCTTGCTAGCGCTGATGATGTAAGATGCTTGTTGCAAGACGCTATGGCTTCACAACAAGTAGTACCATCGATACCGTCTAATAACAATGGCGTCGGAGTTGCCATTAACTTAAGTAACAACGGTAATAATACTATTAACAGCAGGCCACCAAGTATTGTTGCGG TTCCAGTtacgccaccaccaccacttACCCAAGAAACCGTAATCATGCCCTCCGGCACAGCCATGACATTATGCGTACCGCTCGCGAGACCGTCGTCTTGTTTAAGCCCGATGCCGCCATCCGAGACATGCTCCGAAAGGGATTCCAAAGATTCGAAAGACAGTTTAAATATCACTACCGTAGCCGGCTTTCTTCAGAGTCTTGGTTTAGAACATCTGTTAGAATTGTTCGAACGCGAACAGATCACGTTAGACATATTGGCGGAGATGGGACACGAGGATCTTAAACAAGTCGGTGTGTCCGCGTACGGTTACAGACATAAATTAATCAAAGGCATGGAGAAACTTTTAAATACGACTGCCGGTACTCCGTGGCAGCCAACCATCACACCTGGAACATTATTGGTAGATTTGTTAGCGGAGGATAAAGAATTCCTAGCCGTCGAAGAAGAAATGCAAAGCACCATTAGACAGCACAGAGACAATGGCCATTCTGGTGGTATATTTTCCCGATATAATATAGTTAGG ATACAGAAAGTTCAAAATCGTAAATTGTGGGAACGTTACGCGCATAGAAGACAGGAAGTTGCAGAAGAAGTTGGTGCGGCAGCGCCTTCGTCTCCGAGTACTGGATCTAGGACTACTCCCGGATCAAGCTTGCCACAAGCAAATGAGCGAATGTTGTTTCATGGTAGTCCGTTTATTAATGCTATTGTTCAGAAAGGTTTCGATGAACGACACGCGTACATTGGCGGAATGTTCGGCGCTGGAATTTATTTTGCCGAGCATAGTAGCAAAAGCAATCAATACGTGTATGGAATATGCGGGGGTACTGGTTGTCCCGCTCATAAGGATCGAAGTTGTTATATCTGTCACAG ACACTTACTACTTTGTCGTGTCACACTGGGAAAATCGTTCTTGCAATTTTCCGCGATGAAGATGGCTCACGCGCCACCGGGACACCATAGTGTAATGGGTAGACCATCTCAAGGTGGTTTGGCTTTTCCAGAGTATGTCGTCTACAGGGGCGAACAAGCATATCcagaatatcttatcacgtaccAAATCGCAAGACCTCAGCAGGAGAGCGGAGGAAATGAAAGTGTTGAAGAACGGTGA